The nucleotide sequence TGGGTCTCAGCAGCCGGGGCCGGGGTGGAGGCAGCGGCACCCGAGTAGCCCGAAGCTCCCGACAGGCCCAGCTTCTGGGAGCAGGAAGGCCAGGCGCCCCAGCCCTGCTCGGCCAGCACGCGCTCAGCCACAGCCTTCTGCTCGCTTGCGGAAGCGTTCGCAGCGCTGCCGGAGCCGCCGAAGGCGGCCCAGGTGGACGGGGTGAACTGCAGGCCGCCGGAGAAGCCGTTGCCCGTGTTGGCGCTCCAGTCGCCGCTGGCCTCGCACTCGACGAGCTGGTCCCACTTGTCGGCGGCCTGTGCGGGGGCAGCCGCACCGAGGAGGGCCGCGCCGCCGAAGACAGCGGCGGTGCCGGCGACGATGGTGTTCTTGATGTTCTTCTTCACGACAGGCTCCATGACGGCGCCGTCTCCGCTCGTGCCGTCCCCGGCGTCATAGCGTCGCTGTCTTTCCGTTCCAATGGTCTGGGTCTGGGATGCAGCTGTCGACAGCGATGACGGCTGACTGCAACCTGGATTTCGTGTGGCCCTCGACGAGGAGTCGAAGAGCTGGATCGATGCCCGCAGGCTCGCTCCGGAAGTTCGAAGATCACATTACCGTAACGATTCGGCTTGGCAACCCTTTTGAGCTGTGATCTGTGCCAATCTGAAAGGTTGACCCCCGAGGATCCAGGTCCCTTCAGCGGGACGACCGCGAGAGCCGCTCCCTCCCTCCGCGATCCGCCCGGATCTCCGCTGCGCCTCGCGAGGTCACAGCACCATAACAGCAAGGTCACGGTCAGGTCACGACCCGCTGTTGAGGGGACAGCTCGAGCGGAGCCCGCAGCCCCGCCCGAAGGCCCGTCCGACCCACGGCGGCGCAGGTCAGCGGGGCTTCAGGAGGCAGGCGAGATGCTGCTCACATTCGTTGACCAATCAGTCCTCCGCATGGACCTGAGCATCCTCAGCCTCCTCTGAGGGGCCCTGGAAGGCCTCCGGGCCCTCCGCGAGCAGCCGCGTGAAGTCGGCCTCGTCCAGCACCGTGACCCCCAGCGACTCGGCCTTCTCCAGCTTGGATCCTGCCGAGGCGCCGGCCACCAGGAAGTCGGTCTTCTTGGACACGGACCCCGAGGCCTTGCCGCCGCGGGTGAGGATCGCCTCCTTGGCGGAGTCGCGGGAGTAGTCCTCGAGCGTGCCGGTCACCACGATGGTCAGGCCCTCGAGGACCTTGGGAACGGAGTCGTCGACCTCGTCCTCCATGCGCACGCCCGCAGCGGCCCAGGACTCGACGATCTCGCGATGCCAGTCCACCTGGAACCAGTCGATGACCTCTCGTGCGATCACCGGGCCCACGCCGTCCGTGGCGGCCAGATCCTCCTCCGAGGCCTCGCGGATCCGGTCCATGGAGCCGAAGGCCGTGGCCAGCGAGCGCGCCGCCGTGGGGCCCACGTGCCGGATGGACAGCGCCACGAGCACGCGCCACAGCGGCTGGGAGGTGGCCTTGGCGAGCTCGTCGAAGAGCTTGACCGTGTTGGCGCTGGGCTTGGACGGGTGCTTGGCGCTGCCCTTGGTCCAGAAGTACGGCACGAGCTCGGTGTCTCCCGGCTTGGCCCCCGCGCCGCGCTTCTGCCGCTCGATCTTCACGTCCTTCAGCATCCCGGCGGAGAGATCGAAGAGCTGGGCCTCTGAGGTCAGCGGCGGATCGGCGGGCTCGGCGGGACGCGTCAGCGCTACGGCGGCCTCCTCCCCCAGCGCCTCGATGTCGAAGGCGCCGCGACTGGCCGCGTGGAAGACCCGCTCCTTGAGCTGATCCGGGCACGAGCGCGCGTTGGGGCAGCGGATGTCGACGTCGCCCTCCTTCGCCGGGCGCAGCTCGGTGCCGCACGACGGGCAGTGGGTGGGCATCACGAACTCGCGCTCGGTGCCGTCGCGCAGGGCGACGACGGGCCCGACGATCTCCGGGATGACGTCTCCGGCCTTGCGCAGAACGACGGTGTCCCCGATCAGCACGCCCTTGGCCCGCACGACGTCCTGGTTGTGCAGCGTGGCCATCTCCACCATGGAGCCGGCGACGAGGGCCGGCTCCATCACGCCGTACGGGGTCACGCGCCCGGTGCGGCCCACGCCCACGCGGATGTCCAGCAGCTTGGTGTGGACCTCCTCGGGCGGATACTTGTAGGCCACCGACCACCGCGGCGTGCGGGAGGTGTGCCCGAGCTGGCGCTGCGTGGCGCGGTCGTCGACCTTGACCACGATGCCGTCGATGCCGTGGTCCAGGGAGTGGCGCTTGTCCCCGTACTCATCGATGTACTCCACGACCTGGTCGATGCTGCTCAGCACCCGGGAGTACGGGCTTACAGGCAGGCCCCATGTGGCCATCAGGTCGTAGGCCTCCGACTGGGCGCTGATCTCCAGCCCCTCGGCGGCTCCGATGCCGTGCACGTACATGGACAGCGGGCGCTTGGCGGTCTCCGCCGGGTCCTTCTGCCGGAGGGAGCCGGCGGCGGCATTGCGGGGGTTGGCGAACGGCGCCTTGCCCTCCTCCACCCGCTGGGCGTTGACCGTCTGGAAGTCCTGGGTGGAGATGAAGATCTCGCCGCGGATCTCGATCTGCTGCGGGAGGTCCTCACCGCGCAGCTGCTGCGGGATGGTGGCGATGGTGGCGACGTTGTGGGTCACGTCCTCGCCGGTGGTGCCGTCGCCGCGGGTGGCCGCCCGGACCAGGCGGCCGTCCTGGTAGAGCAGGTTGATGGCCAGGCCGTCGATCTTGACCTCGGTGAGCCAGCGCAGCTCGGCGGCCCCGTGCAGGGTCTGGACCTGGGTCTCGGCACGCTCCAGCCAGGCGCGCAGCTCGTCGATGGAGAACACGTCCTCGAGCGAGTACATCCGCTCGAGATGGCGCACCGGGGCGAAGGCCGTCGAGGGCTCGCCGCCGACCTCCTGCGTGGGCGAGTCGTTGGACTGCAGCTCGGGGTGCAGCGACTCGAGCTCCTCGAGGCGGCGGTAGTCCTGGTCGTACTGGGCGTCCGAGACGGTGGGGGCGTCCTGCTGGTAGTACTCCACCCGCGCCTGGCGCACGCGCTCCACGAGCTCGGCGTACTCCTCCCGCAGGGCGTCCGCGGGGATCTCCCCTGCGGACATCTCGACGGGCTGGTCCTGCTCGGCTGCCTTCGCGGCCTGCGCCGCGGTCCTGTTCTGCTGGCTCACCCCGTCATTGTGGCGCACTGCTCCGACGACACGGCGTCGACGACGCCGGGGCGGGCAGGACCCGCAGATCCTGCCCGCCCCGGCGATCCGAGAGCGCTCCCGGGAGAGCTCAGTAGGCGACGTGCCGGCGCCGCGAGTGCTCGTCGAGCCTGCGCACGCTGAGCGCGGCGTGCGGACGGCCGCGACGGGCATCCCACACCACGACCTCGGCGGTGCGCAGCTCGGTGCCGCGTCCGTCGCGCTGAACCGACACGGACGGCGCGCCGGGCAGCAGCAGCGGGGCGCCGAACTCGACGTCCCACCGCAGCGGCGCGGGGGCATCGACCATGGCCAGGGCGCGTGAGGCCGTGTACATGCCGTGGGCGATGGCGCCCTTCATCCCGAGCGCCTTGGCCGAGGCCCCGCTGAGGTGGATGGGGTTGACGTCCCCGGAGACGGCCGCGTAGCGCCGACCGGTGTCGGCGCCGAGCTGCCAGCGGGCGGTGGGCAGCGGCGCCTCGAACTCCGGACGCGATGCCTGCTCGGCCTTCTCCTCCTCCGGCAGGCGCACGCCCCGGGCCAGGTACGTGGAGGTCCCCGTCCAGGCCATCTCCTGGGTGTCCTCGGTGCGCAGCTCCGCCACGACGTCGAACTGCGCCCCGGAGCGATGCGGCCGCAGGTTCTGAGCGCGCACCGTGATGCCCACGTGCTCGCCCACCAGCAGCGGCAGCTCGTGCACGACCGAGTTGGACAGGTGCACCAGCCCAAGCAGCGGCAGCGGGAAGTCCTCGCGGGTCAGCAGCGCCATGGCTGCGGGGAACGACAGCGCGTGCAGATAGCCGCTGAAGGCCTCCACGCCGCCGTCGGGCCGCGTGCGGATCGGGGCCCCGACCACCTCGCAGAAGCCGCGGTGTGCCTGGTCGTCGATGAGGACGTCGGCCACGAGCAGGTCCACCGCCGGCAGCACGAGCCGAGTGCCGCCGGCGGAGGCGCTGCCCGAGCCCTGCCCAGGGATCGCGCCGGCCGCCTTGGCCCACAGGCCGCGGACCGTGCGGGTGCCCGCGCCGAGTGCCGATCCTCCGGCCGCCCGGGCGTAGAGCGGGCCGAGCGCGGGCAGCTCGGGCAGGAGGACGACGTCGCGATCGGCGCCGTCGAGGTGCGTCTGCTGGTCGTGCATGCTCACGCTCCCACCAGGTTCTGCCCGCACACGCGCAGGGTCTGCCCGGAGATCCCGGCTGCCGCATCCGAGAGCAGGAACGCGATGGCCTCGGCGACGTCCACCGGCAGGCCTCCCTGCTGCAGGGAGTTCAGGCGGCGGGCGACCTGGCGCCGGGCCATGGGGATCTTGGCGGTCATCTCCGTCTCGATGAAGCCTGGAGCCACCGCATTGGCGGTGCCGCCGCCGGCGGCCAGCTCCGGGGCCAGCGCGGCGACCATCCCGACCACGCCGGCCTTGGAGACCGCGTAGTTGGTCTGCCCGCGATTGCCCGCGATGCCCGAGGTGGAGGCGAGCCCCACGACCCGCAGCCCCTGGGCCAGCGGGTCGGCCAGCAGCTGCTGCGTGATCCGCAGCGGGGCCTCGACGTTGACGGCCTGGACCGAGGCGAAGCGGCCCTCATCCATGTTGGCCAGCATCTTGTCTCGGGTGATCCCGGCGTTGTGCACGATGCCGTCGATCCGCCCGAACCGGGTCCGGCAGTGCTCCAGGATGCGCTGGCCGGCGTCATCGGCGGTCACGTCCAGCGGCAGCGAGGCGGCCCCGATCGCATTGGCCAGCTTGGCCAGGGCGTCACCGGCGGCCGGGACGTCGATCGGCACGACCTGGGCGCCCTGCGCGTGCAGCAGACGGGCGATCTGCTCGCCGATCCCGCGGGCGGCGCCGGTGACCACGATGACCCGGCCCTCGAGCGGCGTCTCCCCCAGCGCGGCCTGAGCCAGCGAGGCGGGTCCGGCCTCCGAGGTGACGGGCAGGAACTGCCCCGAGACGAACGCGCTGCGTCCGGAGAGCAGGAAGTCGAGGCCGCCGAGCACGGAGGGGGCATCGACGGCGACGCCGTCCGCCACCACGATGCCGTTGGCGGTGGCCCCTCCGCGCATCTCCTGGGCCAGCGAGCGGACCAGGCCGACCGCGCCCTGCCGGGCCGCGTTGCGGCGCACGGACTCGGTCCCGGCCTCGACGGCCGAGGCCGACACGGCGACGGCCGAGCCTGCTGCCACGCCCTCCGCCGCACGGGAGACAGCCACCACGCGGGCGCCGCGGTCGAGCCGGCGCAGCACGGAGCCCAGCGACAGCGACGGCGCCGTGAGATCCGACGGCCCGTGCGCCTGGCTCAGCACCAGCAGCGCGGCCTGGATCCGCTCGGATCCCTCGGCGACGGCCTGGGCATCCCGGCGGACGTCGTGCCCGCGAGCGCTCAGCGCCTGGGCGAGGGCATCGGCATCAGCCGACGACGACTCGTCCGCGATCACCAGCACGGTGCGCGGCTTCTCCGGCCTCCCGGCTTCGTGGCGGGTCAGCGACACCGGGGCGGGCAGCCCCAGAGCGCCGGCCACGGAGCGGCCGGGGCCGGTGGCGACGACGTCCAGGTAGGCGTCCTGCGACGAGCGCAGGTCGGTCAGGGTTCGCGTCCAGCGCGGGGTCTTGGGCATGCGAGGGCCTTTCGAAGGAGTGCGTGCGAGGTCTCGGAGGTGTGTGCTGCCGACGGGTCAGTCCTGCGGCTGGGCGCGCAGCAGGGCCACGACGCCCTGGCCGCCGGCGGCGCACACGGAGATCACACCGGTGGTGGGACGGCCCAGCTCGACGGCGCGGGCCTTGAGCTCCTTGGCCAGCGAGGCCACGATGCGGGTGCCGGTGGCGGCGAAGGGGTGTCCGGCCGCCAACGAGGAGCCGTTGACGTTCAGGCGCGAGCGGTCCACGGGGCCGACCGGCTCGTCCAGGCCCAGGCGCTCGCGGCAGAACTGCTCGTCCTCCCAGGCGGTCAGGGTGGCCACGACCGTGGAGGCGAAGGCCTCGTGGATCTCGACCAGGTCGACGTCCTGCAGGCGAAGTCTCTGGCGGGCCAGGAGGCGCGGCATGGCGTAGGCGGGGGCCATGAGCAGGCCCTCGTCACCGTCCACGAAGTCCACGGCCGCCGACTCGACGTCCACGATCTCGGCCAGGCGCGGCATCTTGTGCTCGCGCGCCCAGTCCTCGGAAGCCAGCAGGACCGCCGAGGCGCCGTCGGTCATGGGAGTCGAGTTGCCTGCCGTCATGGTGGCCTCGCCCAGGGACTTGCCGAAGACCGGGGAGAGCCCGGCGAGCTTCTCGGCGGTGGTGTCCGGACGCAGTGTGGTGTCCCTGCGGACGCCGCGGAACGGAGTCACGAGGTCGTCGAAGAAGCCGCGGTCCCAGGCAGCGGCGAGGTTCTGGTGGCTGGCGGCGGCCAGCTCGTCCTGGGCCTGGCGGGTCACGCCCCACTTCTTGCCGGTGATCGCCTGCGACTCGCCCATGGACAGTCCCGTGCGCGGCTCGGCCACGCCGGGGGCCACGGGGGCGAGATCGCCGGGGCGCAGCTTGGACAGGGCCTTGAGCTTGGCGCCGGTGGTCTTGGCGTAGTTCAGCTCGAGCAGCACGCGGCGCAGGCCCTCGCCCACGACGATGGGGGCGTCCGAGGCCGAGTCGGCACCTCCGGCGATCCCGACGTCGATCTGGCCGCAGCGGATCTTGTTGGCGATCAGCGAAGTGGTCTCCATGCCGGTGGCACAGGCCATCTGGACGTCGATGCCCGGGGTGCGCGGATCCAGTGCGGAGCCCAGCACGGACTCGCGGACCATGTTGAAGGCCTTGGGCTGCTTGAGCACAGCACCTCCGGCGACGGCTCCCAGGCGCTGTCCGGCCAGCCCGGTGCGTGCGACCAGGCCGTCCAGCACGGCGGTGAACATGTCCTGGACCGAGGCCTGGGCGTAGGCGCCGCCGGACTTGGTGAACGGGATGCGGTCGCCGGCCACGACCCACGCCGAGCGCAGGCGGGGGGCGGTCTCCCCCGTCTCGGCGCCGCGGGCGAGATCTGCGGGGGTGGGAACGGACTCGGAGGCTGCAGAGGCGGTCATGGGGATCTCCTGTGGATCGAGGATCGGTCGATCGCGCATCTTTCTGCGATCTGGGTCACTAGATACCGAGAGTACCTGATACTCTCGGTATCGTGAACCGCTCAGCAGTGCAGCACCGCAACCGCCTCGGGACCGCCGAGGACCCGCAGCAGGCCGATGGCCGCGCCCGCCGATGGAACCGCCACCGGGAGCAGCGCCGCCTCGAGCTGCTGCGGCTGTCCCGCCGCGCCGTCGCCGAGCTGGGCCCCGGCGCCTCCATGGCGGAGATCGCCGCGGCCTGCAGCACCTCCAAGTCGGTCTTCTACCGCTATTTCAAGGACAAGGAGGGCCTGCGCCGCGAGCTGGCCACCTATGTGGTCGAGCGCATGGCCCAGCGCATGCGCAGCGCGGCCGCGGAGGCCCCGTCGTTCCGCGCCTCGATCCGCACGATCGTGGAGCAGTACCTCTGGCAGCTAGAGAACGCCCCGGACGTCTACCGCTTCGTGACCCAGGGCACGGACGGCTCGAGCGAGGACCCCGTGGGCCGCTTCGCCGCCGCCGTCGCCGATCTGCTGGTGGAGGCCCACCGCCGCCACGCCCCCACCGAGCGATGGCTCGAACCGGCGATGGCCCGCTACTGGGCCGCCGGCGTGGTCGGGATGGCGCGCGGTGCCGGCGAGTCCTGGAGCCTCTCCGAACACGATGACCGCAGCAGTGACGAGCGCCCTCAGCTCGACGAGTTCGTAGAGATCGTCACCGGCTGGGTCATCGCCGGAACCACCCCGCCCGGCTCCGAGGCCGCGGGCTCCCAGACCCAGGCGCGCGCCTCACCCTGAGCACTCGCACCCGAGCAGACCCGTCCCAGCACTCCCGACAGGCCGCACAACGGCCGAGCCGATCCACCGGCCGACCCACCGCAGGAGGACACCATGACCACCGTCGCCGAGAAGAGCACCACCGCAGCCGCCGAGCAGGCAGCCAGCCCTCACCTGGACCCTGCCGCAGAGAGCGCTGTCGTCCACCACGACGCCCTGCGCGACATCCTGGCCGGGCGCTGGGCCGAGCAGCGCCGCCAGGCCCGCCGCCTGGCCGCGGACCCGCGCCTGCACATCGCCCCGGGCACCCACTGGTCCGAGCACCGGGAGAAGACCTTCGACAACCTGTCGATCCTGGCCGAGTCGGATGCCGTGCGCGCCGGGCTGCCTGCCTCCCTGGGCGGTTCAGGAGATCCCGCCTCCTACCTCTCGGGCTTCGAGGAGTTCGTCCTCGCGGATCCGTCGCTGCAGATCAAGGCGGGCGTGCAGTGGGGCCTGTTCGGCTCCGCCGTCGTGAACCTGGGCACCGAGCAGCACCATCAGCGCTGGCTCAAGGACATCTGGTCCCTGAAGATCCCGGGCGCCTTCGCCATGACGGAAACCGGCCACGGCTCGGATGTGGCCTCGATCGCCACCACCGCCACCTTCGACGCCAGCACGCAGGAGTTCGAGATCCACACGCCCCACCGCGGGGCCTGGAAGGACTACCTGGGCAACGCCGCTCTGCACGGCCGCGCGGCCGTCGTGTTCGCCCAGCTGATCGTCGACGGCGTGAACCACGGGGTCCACGCCCTGTTCGTGCCGCTGCGCGATGACGAGGGCGAGTTCCTGCCCGGCGTCGGCGGCGAGGACGACGGCCACAAGGGCGGTCTCAACGGCATCGACAACGGCCGCCTGCACTTCGACCACGTGCGCGTGCCGCGCGAGAACCTGCTCGACCGCTACGGCCATGTGTCCGAGGACGGCACTTACACCTCCCCCATCGAGTCCCCGGGCCGCCGCTTCTTCACGATGCTCGGCACGCTGGTCCAGGGCCGCGTCTCCCTCGACGGTGCGTCGATCATCGCCGCGCGCGCCGGGTTGGACATCGCCCTGACCTACGCCTCCCAGCGCCGTCAGTTCGCCCCGGTCAAGGGCAAGGAGGAGTCGGTGCTGCTGGACTACCACCAGCACCAGCGCCGCCTGTTCCCGCTGGTCGCCAAGGTCCTGGCCGCGGGCTTCGCCCACGACGAGCTGCTCGAGGCCTTCGACGGCGTCTTCTCCGGGCGCAACGACACCGACGAGTCCCGCCAGGACCTGGAGACCATGGCCGCCGCGCTCAAGGCGACCTCCACCCGTCTGGCCCTGGACTCCCTGCAGGAGTGCCGCGAGGCCTGCGGCGGCGCTGGCTTCCTGTCCGAGAACCGCCTCACCGGGCTGCGCGCCGACCTGGATGTCTACGCGACCTTCGAGGGCGACAACACCGTTCTCATGCAGCTGGTGGCCAAGCGCCTTCTCGGCGACTTCGCCAAGGGCATCTCGTCGCTGCCGGCCGCGGGCAAGGCGCGCTGGGCCGCCAGCCGCGCCGCCGAGACCACGCTCAGCCGCTCCGGGCTGCGCGGGCTCTCCCAGGTCCTGCGCGACACCGGCGACCCCCGCCGCTCGGTCAACTTCCTGCGCGATCCGGAGACGCAGCACGGCCTGCTCTCCGATCGCGTGCGCACCATGGTCGAGGAGGCCGCCGAGAACATGCGCGGCGCGGACCGCTCCGACCCGCAGGCAGCCGCCGACGCCTTCGACCGCAACCAGAACCGCCTCATCGAGGCCGCCCGAGCCCACGGACACCTGCTGCAGTGGGAGGCCTTCACCCGGGCCCTGGATGAGATCGACGACGACGGCACCCGTCAGGTCATGATCTGGCTGCGCGACCTGTTCGGGCTGAGCATCATCGACGAGAACCTGGACTGGTACCTGGCCCACGGCCGGCTGTCGCTGATGCGCGGTCGCATGGTCGACGCCTACCTGCAGCGCCTGGTCGGGCGCCTGCGTCCGCACATCATGGATGTGGTGGCGGCCTTCGACTTCCCGCAGGAGCTGCTGCGCGCCAAGATCGCCTCGGGCGCCGAGGCCCAGCGCCAGCAGGAGGCTGCCGATCACCGCGCCGCCGAGGAGGCGGCCGGCGTGGCCGCCGCGGCCGAGGGCTCGTCCCGGGACTCCTCGGACGCCGAGCACCCCAGCTCTGATCAGACCGCGCCCGCGCAGGCCGATCCCACGCTGGACAGGCCGCTCGAGACCATGTGAGCGCACCGGCTGGGCTCGCGCCCGCCAGCGCGGCCGCACCGATGAGGCGAGGCCCCGGGACCGATGTCCCGGGGCCTCGCGTCACGCCCGCACCTTCCTGCCGCGCCGCTCCAGCTGCTGGGGGCCCGCTGTCAGGATGTCGGTGACATCCAGTGGCCGAATCCGGACCGCTGCGCCATCGAGTGGCCGAAGATCCACAGCTTCCGCGCTGAGACGGTGACGAAGCGGCCACTGGATGAAGGTGGTGTGAGGACTCGGCCACTCGATGTGCCCAGATCTCCTCGACACCGTGATCGAGCCGCCCGAGGCGCTCCACTCGCCACGTCCAGCCGTCCGCTGGTGCCCTCCCCCATTGGAGTGGCCCCCTGACGTCCCCATCTCCTCAAGTGGCCCCCTGGTGTCTCCATCGCATCGAGTGGCGCCATGGTGTCCCATGGCCCATCGAGAGGCGTCGGGGTGTGCGTCTGGACACCGCAGCGGACGCGAGGCCTCACCGCGGAGTTGGTGGACGTGGGGGCCGATGCGGTGCGGGGACGTCGTCGGCGCGGTGCCGATGAGCGTCCCGGTCTGGATCACTCGAGCGTTCGCATCCGGCCCGCTGGGGAAGCGCCGGCACGATGGCCGGGTGCGGTCAGGCGGCGCCTCCGTCGAGCTCGTGGCGCAGCTCGATCGGCACGAACGTGGTGGTGTCCTCGTCGGCCGGGCGCGAGCTCACGGCGTCGGCGACGATCACCGTGACGTTGTCGCGAGCCCCGGTGCGCAGCGTGGCGTTGACCAGGACGTCGGCGGCCTCCTTGGGGTGGGGCACCGAGTGCACCACGCGGGCGATGTGCGCCACGGAGACCTCGCCGGTGAGCCCGTCGGAGCACAGCACCAGGCGATCGCCCGCTCGCGCCGGCAGGACCCACACGTCCGGCTCCCAGACCTGGCCGGTGCCCAGCGCGCGCGTGATCACGTTGCGGCGCGGATGGACCATGGCCTGGGCCGGGGTGATCTGCCCGATCGAGACCAGGTACTGGACCTCCGAGTGATCCACCGTGATCTGCTGCAGCTCAGGCTGCGGGGCCTCCGGCGCGCCCGGCACGGGGGTGAGGCGCTCGGTGGAGGAGCCCTCCTCCAGGCCGACCTGCTGCGGCGGCTCCACGCGCTCGTCGGAGATCGGGATGACGTCCGTGACCTCCACTCCCGCCTCCTTGTAGGCGGAGAACTGATCCGTGGCCCGCTTGGCGACCGCAGCGTGATCTGGCGCGGGGGCCTCCCCCTGGGGGCGCAGCAGGCGGTAGGTGCGCGAGTCGCCGATGTTGAAGACCACCCAGAAGGGATCGCCTCCCATCTCGACCAGCCAGGCACCGGTGACGGTGGTCCCCGCACGCCCGCCGAGCTCGTCCTGGATGGAGCTGTCGGCCTGGTGGAGCACCGCACGCAGCTTGCGCACCAGCACGAGGGCCTCGGCCGGGATCTCCGGATCGAGCTTCATCTCGCGCTCGATCCGCTCGCGGAACCGCGCCACGTCCTCCGGCGGCTCGGGCTCGGCGGGCACCTCGACCTCGGCGGGCCTGCGGGAGCTGAACAGCGCGGAGCCGCCCAGGGTGCGCACGGCCATGGCGGAGGCGACCTCGCCGGCCTCGTGGCCGCCCATGCCGTCGGCGACCGCGCACATGGTCCGGGTGACCACGAGCGAGTCCTCGTTGGTCTCCCGGTGACGACCGCGGTCGGTCGCGGCGCCTGCTCTGATGACGAGCGGAGCACTCATTCGTAGTCAACTTCCAGTTGGGGGCCGGTCCCAGCGGTGATCCGCACGG is from Kocuria palustris and encodes:
- a CDS encoding LysM peptidoglycan-binding domain-containing protein, with the protein product MEPVVKKNIKNTIVAGTAAVFGGAALLGAAAPAQAADKWDQLVECEASGDWSANTGNGFSGGLQFTPSTWAAFGGSGSAANASASEQKAVAERVLAEQGWGAWPSCSQKLGLSGASGYSGAAASTPAPAAETQVSTQSVETPAPAPAAEEAPVEQAPAAEAPAAQAPAAEAPAAEQAPVAEAPAAEQAPVVEYTAPAAPVAEQPAVAGAYTVASGDTLGSIAAAHGTDWETLFAANPDTVADPNLIFVGQTLNIPA
- the ligA gene encoding NAD-dependent DNA ligase LigA, coding for MSAGEIPADALREEYAELVERVRQARVEYYQQDAPTVSDAQYDQDYRRLEELESLHPELQSNDSPTQEVGGEPSTAFAPVRHLERMYSLEDVFSIDELRAWLERAETQVQTLHGAAELRWLTEVKIDGLAINLLYQDGRLVRAATRGDGTTGEDVTHNVATIATIPQQLRGEDLPQQIEIRGEIFISTQDFQTVNAQRVEEGKAPFANPRNAAAGSLRQKDPAETAKRPLSMYVHGIGAAEGLEISAQSEAYDLMATWGLPVSPYSRVLSSIDQVVEYIDEYGDKRHSLDHGIDGIVVKVDDRATQRQLGHTSRTPRWSVAYKYPPEEVHTKLLDIRVGVGRTGRVTPYGVMEPALVAGSMVEMATLHNQDVVRAKGVLIGDTVVLRKAGDVIPEIVGPVVALRDGTEREFVMPTHCPSCGTELRPAKEGDVDIRCPNARSCPDQLKERVFHAASRGAFDIEALGEEAAVALTRPAEPADPPLTSEAQLFDLSAGMLKDVKIERQKRGAGAKPGDTELVPYFWTKGSAKHPSKPSANTVKLFDELAKATSQPLWRVLVALSIRHVGPTAARSLATAFGSMDRIREASEEDLAATDGVGPVIAREVIDWFQVDWHREIVESWAAAGVRMEDEVDDSVPKVLEGLTIVVTGTLEDYSRDSAKEAILTRGGKASGSVSKKTDFLVAGASAGSKLEKAESLGVTVLDEADFTRLLAEGPEAFQGPSEEAEDAQVHAED
- a CDS encoding MaoC family dehydratase — encoded protein: MHDQQTHLDGADRDVVLLPELPALGPLYARAAGGSALGAGTRTVRGLWAKAAGAIPGQGSGSASAGGTRLVLPAVDLLVADVLIDDQAHRGFCEVVGAPIRTRPDGGVEAFSGYLHALSFPAAMALLTREDFPLPLLGLVHLSNSVVHELPLLVGEHVGITVRAQNLRPHRSGAQFDVVAELRTEDTQEMAWTGTSTYLARGVRLPEEEKAEQASRPEFEAPLPTARWQLGADTGRRYAAVSGDVNPIHLSGASAKALGMKGAIAHGMYTASRALAMVDAPAPLRWDVEFGAPLLLPGAPSVSVQRDGRGTELRTAEVVVWDARRGRPHAALSVRRLDEHSRRRHVAY
- a CDS encoding 3-oxoacyl-ACP reductase, with amino-acid sequence MPKTPRWTRTLTDLRSSQDAYLDVVATGPGRSVAGALGLPAPVSLTRHEAGRPEKPRTVLVIADESSSADADALAQALSARGHDVRRDAQAVAEGSERIQAALLVLSQAHGPSDLTAPSLSLGSVLRRLDRGARVVAVSRAAEGVAAGSAVAVSASAVEAGTESVRRNAARQGAVGLVRSLAQEMRGGATANGIVVADGVAVDAPSVLGGLDFLLSGRSAFVSGQFLPVTSEAGPASLAQAALGETPLEGRVIVVTGAARGIGEQIARLLHAQGAQVVPIDVPAAGDALAKLANAIGAASLPLDVTADDAGQRILEHCRTRFGRIDGIVHNAGITRDKMLANMDEGRFASVQAVNVEAPLRITQQLLADPLAQGLRVVGLASTSGIAGNRGQTNYAVSKAGVVGMVAALAPELAAGGGTANAVAPGFIETEMTAKIPMARRQVARRLNSLQQGGLPVDVAEAIAFLLSDAAAGISGQTLRVCGQNLVGA
- a CDS encoding acetyl-CoA C-acetyltransferase produces the protein MTASAASESVPTPADLARGAETGETAPRLRSAWVVAGDRIPFTKSGGAYAQASVQDMFTAVLDGLVARTGLAGQRLGAVAGGAVLKQPKAFNMVRESVLGSALDPRTPGIDVQMACATGMETTSLIANKIRCGQIDVGIAGGADSASDAPIVVGEGLRRVLLELNYAKTTGAKLKALSKLRPGDLAPVAPGVAEPRTGLSMGESQAITGKKWGVTRQAQDELAAASHQNLAAAWDRGFFDDLVTPFRGVRRDTTLRPDTTAEKLAGLSPVFGKSLGEATMTAGNSTPMTDGASAVLLASEDWAREHKMPRLAEIVDVESAAVDFVDGDEGLLMAPAYAMPRLLARQRLRLQDVDLVEIHEAFASTVVATLTAWEDEQFCRERLGLDEPVGPVDRSRLNVNGSSLAAGHPFAATGTRIVASLAKELKARAVELGRPTTGVISVCAAGGQGVVALLRAQPQD
- a CDS encoding TetR/AcrR family transcriptional regulator is translated as MNRSAVQHRNRLGTAEDPQQADGRARRWNRHREQRRLELLRLSRRAVAELGPGASMAEIAAACSTSKSVFYRYFKDKEGLRRELATYVVERMAQRMRSAAAEAPSFRASIRTIVEQYLWQLENAPDVYRFVTQGTDGSSEDPVGRFAAAVADLLVEAHRRHAPTERWLEPAMARYWAAGVVGMARGAGESWSLSEHDDRSSDERPQLDEFVEIVTGWVIAGTTPPGSEAAGSQTQARASP
- a CDS encoding acyl-CoA dehydrogenase is translated as MTTVAEKSTTAAAEQAASPHLDPAAESAVVHHDALRDILAGRWAEQRRQARRLAADPRLHIAPGTHWSEHREKTFDNLSILAESDAVRAGLPASLGGSGDPASYLSGFEEFVLADPSLQIKAGVQWGLFGSAVVNLGTEQHHQRWLKDIWSLKIPGAFAMTETGHGSDVASIATTATFDASTQEFEIHTPHRGAWKDYLGNAALHGRAAVVFAQLIVDGVNHGVHALFVPLRDDEGEFLPGVGGEDDGHKGGLNGIDNGRLHFDHVRVPRENLLDRYGHVSEDGTYTSPIESPGRRFFTMLGTLVQGRVSLDGASIIAARAGLDIALTYASQRRQFAPVKGKEESVLLDYHQHQRRLFPLVAKVLAAGFAHDELLEAFDGVFSGRNDTDESRQDLETMAAALKATSTRLALDSLQECREACGGAGFLSENRLTGLRADLDVYATFEGDNTVLMQLVAKRLLGDFAKGISSLPAAGKARWAASRAAETTLSRSGLRGLSQVLRDTGDPRRSVNFLRDPETQHGLLSDRVRTMVEEAAENMRGADRSDPQAAADAFDRNQNRLIEAARAHGHLLQWEAFTRALDEIDDDGTRQVMIWLRDLFGLSIIDENLDWYLAHGRLSLMRGRMVDAYLQRLVGRLRPHIMDVVAAFDFPQELLRAKIASGAEAQRQQEAADHRAAEEAAGVAAAAEGSSRDSSDAEHPSSDQTAPAQADPTLDRPLETM